The Vanacampus margaritifer isolate UIUO_Vmar chromosome 20, RoL_Vmar_1.0, whole genome shotgun sequence genome contains the following window.
GAGCATGTCTTGTGTTTTAAACAGCTGGACTGTCACTAGGACACGTTTTTAAAGACATGTTAAGGTCTTCAACAAGATACAGTTTATCCATTTAAAGTTAGAATATAGATGGGAGACAGTATTTAGCTCTGAGCTTCAGGCTCTGCTATTAAACAATGTTTCATCTTTACAACGATTAGCGTTTTGGCACAAAACACCATAGAGAGCAATTGAACAGGCCAACTGCTGGGAAGGGAATGGAGTGTGGTTCCCCAGGCTAGCAAAATTAGCAGCGTCAATTAGCCTTTGGCTACTAGACTGCTTTTACTTTTGTAGTGCGGctatttacttttattaaaGTTAGCTTCTAAATTCAGTATGTACTGTAGCCCTGTGGACCCCACCCCCCCTGAATAGCAACATTCATGCTACTTATTTAGCCTGAGTAGAAAGTGACCTCATTTTAAACTGGCACGCATCCATGGTAGCGCTAATAGAATATACAACATCCAAATAGAGGAAGGAGCTAACACGTATTGTACAATTGCATTCATGTTTGATTACACGTAGACTTCCTTTCTCGTCAACTCGGCTATTGTGTCTTTTGTGGCGCGTTTGCATGCAAAGCAGGATAGTAGGTCGCGTTCCCTCGGGCTAACGGGATGTTGTCGGTAATGAGAATGCGTTCCAATAATTAGAGTGAGGCGGGTTTTCCTTGTGGTCCCGCGGCTAGTAACGCTCTTTGACAGAATTGACtggatttttaaattaaagatcCTGCAGGGGGAGCACATATTGATAGTTTGATATTGATGCGCTAATTTTACTAGCATGGGAAACCTTACTCCGCTCACTCTCCACCAGTATGTGTTTATTGGGGGATTTACCGCATTTCCATTTCTAAATAAACTCCGTTAAAGTGGTCctgcccaaaaatatttatgaagCTGAAGCTCAGAGCTAAATGTTACCTCATTCAAATGCATAGCGGTGATAAAATTAACTCTTGTTAGTTGTTGTTGAACATGCCAAAAAAGGTAGCCGACTTGCTAATTTTGCTAACATGGGGGAACTTCACTCCAGTCACATCACAATAAAGTTGTCAAAATGGTCATGCAGAAACAGAACTCCCATTTTGTCCTGtccccattttctttttttcagcaaCTTGCGACAAGATGGAATTTAAGAGCTAAATATTTccaatttaacaaacaaaatggacTTCAGCTTGCTGGTTCTTGTTTCTAAGAGTGTCCAAGGGCAAAATCAGCAGTTTGAAACACCTGACATGCTAATTTTGCAAAGCTGGGGAATCTCACTCCAACCATTTTCCACTAGAATGTGTTTACTTGGTATTTATGGCACCGTCTAAATTTGCTAACTTGGGGAACCTCATTCCACTACATCCATTCTATGGAATCTTCCTTTGGGACATAGAACTCTAAATTTCGTAGCGTTTGGGTACAAAAATGGGTTGTTAGATTGAAACTCATTGTGTCATGATAAATATGAGctcagcttttctttttttcttttttttatgatcctCTTAAAGCAAATCCTCTATTCTGGTAATCTTCCTTTTCGTTCCATCTGGCAAAGTTGGCACGTTTTCCGctgaccaaccaaccaaccaaccaccaTCATCAGTCCAACCTGCTGTTTCCCCTCAAAACATGTCGGAATTAattgcccccccgcccccccctgtTCCCAATTCTCAGTACGGCTGAGAGAACCCCATGAACTCCCCTCCGCACCCCTCCCGAAATCCCTACTTGGCGAAGATCTCTCTTCGCGCGTCACATTGATCTCGGAATAAAATGCGACTGCGCCACATGACAATTAACCCTCCGCGGCCCAGCTTGGCTAATCAATCCAAGcttaccacccccccccccccttaattCCTTGCcccccaagtttttttttacgagcGTGTCAGAGAAAAATGCCACTAATGCCAGAAGGAGGAATGAAAGCCGCGCTGATGTTTTCAATCTCGCAGTGCGGTCGGGCCGCGGGGCCTCCGAGGCGACCACAGCAAGAAACAAGCTGCACCGTTTCACAGTAGCCTCAATATATCTTCAGTTTGATATTTAAAGCAGAGCCTCGAATGAGTGCATGAAATTTGTGCTAAGTGTTGTATTCCAAGTTTTACATTGGCATTCTGCTGAGCAACAAGTAACcatgaaaaatatttctattaggctTGCAACGTAGACAGAATGTGTCTTAAgtgatatattttataaattctATTTTTAGCAGCTAGTAGACCGCACCATCATTCTTtgcatgtaaaaatgtttttttctgttatgaAGTTTTATAACAAACTGcacttttttgttctgtttttcttttctttttttttacaggagagctcagtattgttcattcgaattgacatcatcattgctctcctttttttttttttttttttttttaaatccaacaaatcaattaaaaaaaatttaataaatgttttttttttttttctgtcattgtcATCATGAGGTTACTGTAGTTTTGCCTAGTATGCAACCTACCTAAGCGGTTagcccactgatctgaatatatgactggatagcccgataggccaagacttgaagccgcgaggcggccatattactcctcccaagaaacgtttctcggcatacgatcctatacatttacagaacatttgagacagtactagGCAGGATTtaggttttaaatttgttaaacataaacaagaggacttcagacatttcacaacttgccttaaatacatatataaatgatgtttacagggGGGAAACTTTtataaagaattataactgtaattcaacaaaagatacctttgccaaatctaatattggggtctaaggaactgagcgataaaagaaaaactttattttctctCCAGTATCCAGTCCTTTTAAGCAGCTGGTGGTGGTACTGGTTCAAAGCGGATTTATTACCCTTATGTCGCAGTTGCTACACGGCTTATCGTCTTAGCTACAACAACAGTGATTTGGGAGATAATGTTAGGCCGTGACGTTTGATTTTAGGACACGCTACAACGGTTTCAGGCCCTACATGTCACGCAGGCTGTGTTTTAATCCTCCGCCGTTACGAGCTGTTGTGTCTGTCACAGCAGGGCGCCGTGATGGGCTGCGTCAAGAGCAAAGAGGACAAAGGCCCCGCCATCAAGTACGGCCCGGAGAACCCTTCGCTGTCCGACCCCAATGCCGCGGCGGTGGCAACACCCCACGTGGGCCACTACGGGCCTGATCCAACCCAGCTCCAGCCCAGTCTAGCaccctccgcctcctcctgctACGGTGCAGCCAACTTCAACTCTGCCTTCACACCCTTCGGGGGATCCTCAACCGGGATGACCCCTTTCGGAGGGGCGTCCTCCTTCACCGGACCCGTGTCCAACTCTTTCTCTGGCTCCGTCCCAAGTAAGTCAAAAAGTCAAGTACGGTGGACGTGGTGCCTTGACATACAAGTGACCTGACCTTAGAGTTTTTCCATATATGTCTTGccatcatttgaacaatttttgatATACAAACACAGTCTCGTCTCAGTGAACTGaattcaactcacttcacaagaAGCAGGAGTTTggctaaaaatgaataattcatcaaaaaaataGGTTTCAGGTGGTTTAATGACACTTCCAGATCAACTTTAATCTGAAACTaagcataaaacaaaatgacacgtgtattttaaacataaaatagcTTAGCATTACAAGAGTTGTGTTAGCTTCACGCTAACATCAGGAAAACTCCACTTACATGCTAACAGCATTGATAGTtgcaattatataaataaaacaataataataataaaaaaaataatcacaggtACATATAAACTTTTGAGTTTAGCTCCTTTTTATGGTTTGACTAACTGCTAATATAAGATTAGTAGCCTACAATTTAGCACTTTGGCTAACACGTCAATTTATCCCTTGGATTTTTaggttagcttgttagctaacATTTCCAGCTGTAGTTTCATTGAAGAAAGAAATGCATTCAACTTAGGTATCGTTCAATTAGATCACAGATTTTTCACCGTTAGCATGAAAGCTAATTTAATGGGGttaaacacatttaatgttTCATATAAGGTTAGTCAATTAAGGTTGTTGTTTGGgtggatgctaatgctaaatcagGGCATTAGCTGACAAGTCCTGTTGTGGTTTTATTAGCCAAAACCCTCCAAAATGTAGAAATGAATTCAAAGAGACCTTACATAACATTGATttgctcgcacacacacacacaaacacacaccactTACACAGATTATTTTGTACTGCAAAGTTAGGCTAAATAGGCTAGcacttcctgcttttttttttttttaaaccactgtaATGCATGAACTTGTCCCACGGAGACATTAGCATCGGTTGGGCTCTCTGTCCCATTTTCAAGCCGTAATTAGTTTGTAATAATGATCTGCGATTGTATATCATAGCACGCAAGCCTCTTGTTTCGCTGGGATTTAGTCGGTAATCCTCCCCCGTGTCGGATGATGTGCTCCCAGAGGAACATGTTAGCTTTTCTCTGGGAGATAACGTGATTACGGAGGAACGTTGTCCGCAGGTTGCTAAACGGGGATGACATCTTCACTGAATGATTTAGGCCGTGTGTCTCAATACGTTGTATCATAGCGTCCGTCTTGTTTGTTCCAGGCGGCGTGACCTTCTTCGTGGCGCTGTATGACTACGAAGCCAGAACGTCGGATGACCTGTCGTTCAAGAAAGGCGATCGCTTCCAGATCATCAACAATACGTACGGTTGTGTCCCCCACGACAACTACAAACAGCAGTGTGGCCGCCTGAACCAAATTGTAGCGCTTGATTGACACCCTCTTCCCTCCGTAGGGAAGGAGATTGGTGGGAAGCTCGCTCCATCACCAGTGGGAAGAAAGGTTACATCCCCAGCAACTACGTGGCCCCTGCAGACTCCATACAGGCCGAAGAGTAAGTAAGACTCTGTGTgagtgaaccactacaccatcCATCTATTACATTTGTACTCAATAAGGTTGTGGGTGAGTTGGAACCCATCCAAGCAGAAGTGGGGTACTCCTATCACAGGACTACTACGCCAGCCTTTTGTATATTATTGACTgttgtagtggttcacatagctgaATTTAGAGGAGGGGGGTGTACTGATTCGGTGGAGTCTGAAGAAAAGTTTGAGAAACAAATGGAGTAGTGGTTCACATAACTGACACCAGAAGAACTGGGGTCTACCAGTGTACAGGATTTAGGTATGTGAACCACTACGCCACTAAAATGGTTTGAGTAAATTGGTGTAGTGGTTCACGTCGCTGACTGTAGTGGTCTGCCTTTGCCTAGGAAGCAGCTGTGTGAACCACGACGCTAGAAGATAGTGGTCCACAGATGAGTATGCAGTAGACCCCCCAGAGTCTATTCCAGAgtcagctatgtgaaccactacaccagTTTTTCCTCAAACCAGTTTAGACAAGTGTAGtgcattaacattaacatttctATAGCCACAATATTAGTAGACCACTACACTACAAGTCAACTATGTAAAACCACTACATTACACACACTATATTTCGCAAACCATTTTAAACCGGTGATGTGGTCCACTACACCAAAAGACCCCTCCTCCTCCTGAGTCATCAAAGTGAATGACAACACCTGTTTCTCAAATAGACTGGGATAGTGGTCAGCATAGCTGACTTTCCGAACCCAGTAGACCACTGCACAGGCAGACCCTCTCTTCTCTCAGTCACTTATGTAAATCACAACACCGGTCTGAAGAAGTTTGGTATAATGGTTCACATAGTTGACTTCACGGCATCAATCGCTCCCAACTCCGTGGTCAACAATGTGAACTACTACACCAGCGTTTTGCTGACTTTTTTTACACTGGCTCAAAGTAGCTTCACATAATCGACTGCACTCCACCAGTAGAACACGATTGCCGCAGAACACCTGTTCCACTGAAGTCAGCTATGTGAACTACTACCATACCTAGCAGATATCGCCATCTTTATCACTAGGATGAAAAAGTTGGGTTACTTCATGTCTGTCTTCCCAGGTGGTACTTTGGCAAAATGGGCCGCAAGGACGCGGAGAGATTGCTGCTTAATCCAGGAAATCATCGAGGGACGTTCCTGGCGCGAGAAAGTGAAACCACCAAAGGTGACGACTTCCCGGTCCACTTCCTGCTTTTGTTTTCACGTCGACCGTATCCTGATGGTCTTGGTGTCCAGgtgctttttctctctccatccGTGACTGGGACGAAACCAGAGGTGACAATGTGAAGCACTACAAGATCCGCAAGTTGGACAGCGGCGGGTACTACATCACCACGCGAGCGCAGTTTGACACCTTGCAGAAACTAGTCAAACACTACACAGGTATGACATCACGTACTGTAGCCACAAATGCAGCGAGGCACGTAGCCCCTTAGTTAAGATGTAATCAAAGTGGGCTGCATCTAATGCACTGCACGCGGGTGTAATAATAACGGAGGTTCCTTTATTGTCCGGTATTACAGAGCATGCCGACGGCCTCTGCCACAAGCTCACCACCGTTTGCCCCACGGTCAAACCTCAGACGCAAGGTCTCGCTAAGGACGCTTGGGAGATCCCCCGAGACTCCCTCAGACTGGAGCTCAAACTTGGCCAAGGCTGCTTTGGAGAGGTCTGGATGGGTAAGTTGGAACATCAACCAATATGAGGGTGAACCACTATGCCAGTGTTTCTCAAAATAGTGTAGTGAGTCACATTGTCGCCACTGCACAAGTAGTCTCTCTCTCGTCCACATAAGTCAGCAATCTGAACCACTACACCAGCGCTCCACTAACTTTGTGTGAATCCGCTAAACCTGAGTCAGCTATGTGAAACACTGCACAATGCTAGTGTGCAGTGCAAAGAAACGGGCCTTGGCAGGGGAAATACAGATGTTTTAGAGGCTAAATCAAGCAGACGCTTGTGCCTATTTTGGTCCATTTCCTGCAGTGGCTTCctctgtttgttgttgtttcatctCTGGAGATGATCTCACTCAGGAGTGAGTGCACAATTACAGGCAAAACGTTAATTGGCATTATTTTGATCAATATTGTAATAGTGATATACcggttttttttcagggccgatacgatGAATAGTGATAGACcggttttttttcagggccgatacgatactgattattattagtcaaggaggccgataatcGATATTTCATGtggatattcatttgcagtaaaagagaaaacatgcaagtcaaaattttaaaaatgtactttgttgaaatgccattaagtATGTTTGTTAAACCAACTTTTCAGCATGTTTAAAGGttgttcttttaattttaaacttaaagaatagacagctttgtttaaaaatgttaacaaattGCAGGAAGCTTCCTGGgtcaaaaaaacaagcaagtaAATAACTCAACaaatagttttccaaaatttcaacatcatttcttaattttaacaaaattttaaattttgaaaaataaaaagtgtagggagttcccagtcaAGTatagtggaaatttaaataaatacataaataaaaagttccatCTATTTCACAGAGTGGCACATGCAtgcgaacgtagcgaatttTGGGTTtgcgtcagggttcgtaaaagctTTCAAatgatcttcgcagacagtgaaaaattgtccgaacatgttcaaaatgtctttgcaacaattaaaaactgtctgtgaacttCTGTGAAGACCCCAAAATTCGctatgttcgcaagcattcatcgctcagtgagatgccagcagatgccgatatttgtcaaaatgccaagtATCGTCGCCGATAATCTGTTTATCCCTAATCCCATGACTATTAATCAGGAGAACATTTTTGCAAGGGCTTACAATTAACGCCGTCTTCCTCTTAACAGGCACGTGGAACGGCACCACCAAAGTGGCCATCAAGACGTTGAAGCCGGGCACCATGTCGCCCGAGGCCTTCCTGCAGGAGGCTCAGATCATGAAGAAGCTACGACACGACAAACTGGTGCCGCTTTATGCCGTCGTGTCTGAGGAGCCCATCTACATAGTCACCGAGTACATGGCcaaaggtacacacacacacacacatacctagcttagcttagccacttttctttctttcttttttttttattgaaaatgatgTTGCGCAACAGTTGTCAAAAACCATCATGACTGAGTCAACCAGAGCCTTGGTCAAAGTGGGCAATTGAATGGCTATCTAATGCGTAATATTAGGTAGCatgttggggagggggggattCTTGGTTTAGAGTTAAACTGATATCCCGTGAGAGTGTCTAGCACACGATTGCGTTTCCCGTGGTCTATTTATAAGCGCATCAAGCCAGAGCCTGCCACGTTCAAGAAGTGAACCCACCCActtggattttctttttttctagcaCAGCAGCACTGTCAAAGAAATAAAGAATATTCATGGAGGTTTTAATTTAGTTGGCCTTGAAAAAGCGGACCTTTTGCTTGTGGTTGTGGGGCTCGCATGatttcacacacattttatGACATGACCGCTCCGATTAATACTTTTGCTAATAGGTAGTGACAATTAAGTAAGCCTCATTGACTATTTATTACATGCTAATAAAAGAGCCACATACTGGTGGCACATTTGTATGCATTTAGTGTGTGTCCTTGCTGccattttaggatttttttttaaattaacaggCAGCTTGCTGGATTTCCTCAAAGAAGGCGATGGAAAGTTCCTAAAGCTTCCCTTGTTGGTGGACATGGCCGCACAGGTGAGCTGAAATATTGTTGCCATTCGGTGTGGTAGAGGGGGGGGGTGTGGTTCTGTCAaggcttttgttaccatgacaacaggGGGCGGAGCAAGGGCGTTGCAACAAAGCAAAGGCTACTCGGTGTTGCCGCCATGTTAGCAACATTTCTAACCACTGCACGAGAACCGAGCAGAGCAGGAGATGTTAACCTCTCCATGTTTGGACTGCAAATGAATGGCACTTGTGGTTTGGTGGTTTTAAGCATGGCTGACTTCAAAGACAGTACCCGTTTGATTGTATTTTCCCTGGtgaaggcagcacttcatcaccaagctaCTTTGCCAATTAGTGTAGCAGATCCATGTATGTTGAGCATGAAGAGGATACGTGAACATACGCTCATACGATCCACTTCCATGATGATAACTTTATTTGATATCATGCTATAGACAGTGTTGTGAGCAACGGATCTTCACCCAGCCTCTCTTTCGAATAATGGGCGGGATCATGCAAATTTGTTACATAATTGCCGTGATGTGCCACCTGCAAGAATGACAGTTTCAAGAGtcattgttgattttgtttttctaagATCGCTGATGGCATGGCGTTCATTGAGAGGATGAACTACATCCACCGGGACCTGCGCGCCGCCAACATCCTGGTGGGCGACAACCTGGTATGCAAGATTGCAGACTTTGGCCTGGCCAGGTTGATCGAGGACAACGAGTACACGGCGAGGCAAGGTGAGGGAAATTAAATATACCGCTAATAATAAACATCCGGTCAAAGAAACGGTCTTATAGAGAAAAGGTTCCAAAATAGGACACTTGAGCACCCTCTAGTGGAGCTAATGTCTGTTACATCCCATCCAGGGGCCAAATTCCCCATCAAGTGGACGGCACCGGAGGCGGCGCTGTACGGACGCTTCACCATCAAGTCGGACGTGTGGTCCTTCGGCATCTTGATCACCGAGCTTGTCACCAAAGGCAGAGTGCCCTACCCGGGTAAGAACCCCCCACCGCCCCAAAAAAACCGATGACGTACGGAGTTGCCTTGAGATACTGGGATAATTCGTTCGATCATTACACACATGTATGGAGTCCATACTATggacggacacacacacacacacatgtacggACACACAGATGAGCCCATCTGCTGGACGATTGAACAGCGCTCTTGTTTATAGCCATCTGTCACACGGATCTTGCCTGAAGGGTGTGCGTGCCGTGTAGAGCCTGCAGTGTTTGCTTGTGTCCAAACTATGCGCAACGCACGCCACGCACCATTTATGAGCCCGAGCCATGGAAATAATTAGACTTGTGCTATGACCGTAATGGAAATCCCCTTACAAGTTTGTCTCTTACCCTAAAATGAGAATGTTTTTTGTGTACCATTATTTTTATGATAcatatgtgtttgtttgctttttatacatttaagtACTTTTATTTACTCACTCAGATTAAAGAAAACCCATGTATGTAATATGAGTATTTAATTAGATATTTTACGTTGATTGTTATACATTGTGTATTTAACACAGCCACATAGCTAAGGTTTTCACTTTCAGTccgctagcttaacgctaatgctaaacaGCATCAATGTGGCGGTGCTTTAAACCGTTAAGCAACGAACTGAACACAAACAATGCAGCAATGCATGTGAAAagacaaaaattcaaaacagtacTCACTGAGTTGCGACAGCTCAATGATCATCGTGTATGTCTGCCTGTTTTACATGGCCAAGGTGGGCGCACCTGAAAGTGCAACACAATGATAAGAGtagcaaaatatattttttaattaaattacatcATTGCTGTATGTTTTTCATAAAGTGCAAAATTATGAAATGCTAATGATAACATGAAAGATGCATgaattttgcaaatttttttccccagccagAAGCAAAATGATGTTTTTCTCAACTCACCACTTTCTTGCAGGAATGGTGAACCGCGAAGTTTTGGAGCAGGTGGAGCGCGGCTACCGAATGCCGTGCCCGCAAGGCTGCCCCGAGTCGCTGCACGAGATGATGAAGCTGTGCTGGAAGAAGGAGGCCGACGAGCGGCCCACCTTCGAGTACATCCAGTCTTTCCTGGAGGACTACTTCACTGCCACGGAGCCACAGTACCAGCCTGGCGAGAACCTATAGCTGACCACGggcgggggagaaaaaaaaagaaaaaaagaagttgacTGAGCGTCGAGTTGCATTATACACTCAGTAATCTACTCTTCTGGTCACTTCAATAGGTACACCTGGGCAATCGAATATAATCCAATACaagaaatataacaaaaatgttgcctttaaaaatacaacaacatacAAATATTAACAAATATAGCTGAAATTGACATGATTGACATCATGACATTGCGCGGGTGTACCTACTTAAGTGTCCGTTGGTGTTCCAAGTTCTGTCAACCAGAGTATAGCTGCAAATCTGACATCTTGCTCAATTTGCTGGCGTGTTTTACAAGGTAAATTATGCATTGAAAGCATTAATTATGAATAAAGCAACAATGGAGAGTCCCGCTGGGGATGGACGGCCTTCTGTCATAACACGTTATCCATATCAGGTGGTTGTATTAAGAACAACAGCGCATTCAAGGCCTTTAAAATCCATGCATTTCTGTCTTGACATCCTCACATTTGCAACTTTTACATTgatttgtatgatttttttttttttttggacagagTGTAAACTAAACCTCTTAAGAATGTGACTAAAGCCTGGAGCTATCCACAGTCAAGCAGCATAGCAATATACAATAACTTGTTTACGGACACATTCCCCTCATGGGAATAACATTACTAAGCTTTGTATATGAAGagaccttttttctttctttttttttaaatatatgagcAAACTGATAATCCTGAATGGGGAAAACCTCACCTTGGGGATTTGTACAATAAAGGAATGAGTTGGTCCTGGTCTGCTCCATACTGCCACCTGGAAGAAAAGGAATCCACATAACGTGCACTATTACCGTACACTAACTGACTAATTCAGCGCATAAAGGAGAAAATGGACTTACATGTATTGTGACTCCCATGGGATGGTTATTTTTAGACACTCCTGCTTTCTAAAGACGTTAATAAGAAGACACATGGAAATCAAAGCCCACCGCTAAccttttatttaaataacattttcaacacACAACCTATTTAGAAACATGAGTACAAAGAAACGTGACCttatctgcttttttttcttcctaatcaCGACT
Protein-coding sequences here:
- the LOC144040122 gene encoding tyrosine-protein kinase Yes, with protein sequence MGCVKSKEDKGPAIKYGPENPSLSDPNAAAVATPHVGHYGPDPTQLQPSLAPSASSCYGAANFNSAFTPFGGSSTGMTPFGGASSFTGPVSNSFSGSVPSGVTFFVALYDYEARTSDDLSFKKGDRFQIINNTEGDWWEARSITSGKKGYIPSNYVAPADSIQAEEWYFGKMGRKDAERLLLNPGNHRGTFLARESETTKGAFSLSIRDWDETRGDNVKHYKIRKLDSGGYYITTRAQFDTLQKLVKHYTEHADGLCHKLTTVCPTVKPQTQGLAKDAWEIPRDSLRLELKLGQGCFGEVWMGTWNGTTKVAIKTLKPGTMSPEAFLQEAQIMKKLRHDKLVPLYAVVSEEPIYIVTEYMAKGSLLDFLKEGDGKFLKLPLLVDMAAQIADGMAFIERMNYIHRDLRAANILVGDNLVCKIADFGLARLIEDNEYTARQGAKFPIKWTAPEAALYGRFTIKSDVWSFGILITELVTKGRVPYPGMVNREVLEQVERGYRMPCPQGCPESLHEMMKLCWKKEADERPTFEYIQSFLEDYFTATEPQYQPGENL